The following coding sequences lie in one Lolium perenne isolate Kyuss_39 chromosome 2, Kyuss_2.0, whole genome shotgun sequence genomic window:
- the LOC127336075 gene encoding histone-lysine N-methyltransferase ATXR2 — translation MARGSGGASPCDLDREFAPQIAQLLATPPLQPAQEYYDELIQSKKHDGVRVNYNGKHGKGVFANKDFAEDDLILKDQMLVGAQHSLNKIDCVVCSYCFRFIGSIEFQIGQRLYLQNAGSSIGCHSERHCHGSESGSSTGSPGVTKGNSEDLPLEVIESLITGETSLPFSDHFALPEVVSCHGCEEKRYCSQSCADSDWESYHSLLCAGSNTEPSRRSALHKFIEHANGTNDIFLVAAKAITFTLLRYKKLKKQHDFQNKLAGSNFSLLMEAWKPLSMGFKKRWWDYIALPQDVDASGEDSFRREIRDLAFTSLQLLKDAIFDAECAPLFSLEVYGHIIGMFELNNLDLVVASPVEDYFIHIYDLPDDKKEEAEKVTMPFLDALGDDYAVPCDGTAFFPLQSCMNHSCCPNAKAFKRDEDNDGHAVILALGPISKGDEITISYIDEDLPYEERQAELADYGFTCTCSKCQEEKPN, via the exons ATGGCTcggggcagcggcggcgccaGCCCATGCGATCTGGACAGGGAGTTCGCCCCCCAGATCGCCCAGCTCCTAGCTACCCCGCCTCTCCAGCCCGCCCAG GAATACTATGATGAGCTCATACAGTCTAAGAAGCATGACGGTGTAAGAGTGAACTACAACGGCAAGCACGGGAAAG GTGTTTTTGCAAACAAGGATTTCGCTGAAGATGACCTTATTCTGAAGGATCAAATGTTGGTTGGCGCGCAACACAGTCTTAACAAG ATTGACTGTGTCGTGTGTAGTTACTGCTTCCGCTTCATTGGTTCTATAGAGTTCCAGATTGGGCAAAGACTGTACTTGCAAAACGCTGGTTCAAGCATTGGCTGCCATAGTGAGAGACACTGCCATGGAAGTGAATCGGGATCGAGCACTGGCTCTCCTGGTGTAACAAAGGGAAATAGTGAAGATTTGCCGCTAGAAGTCATAGAATCACTCATAACTGGTGAAACGTCACTGCCTTTCTCAGATCATTTTGCTTTACCAGAAGTTGTTTCTTGCCATGGATGTGAGGAAAAACGCTACTGCAG CCAATCATGTGCTGATTCTGATTGGGAATCCTACCATTCTTTGCTCTGTGCTGGCTCCAACACTGAACCATCCCGAAGATCTGCTCTTCACAAATTCATAGAGCATGCTAATG GAACCAATGATATTTTCTTGGTTGCTGCCAAG GCTATCACTTTCACCCTGTTGAGGTACAAGAAACTCAAAAAGCAGCATGACTTTCAAAACAAATTAGCTGGATCAAACTTTTCTTTGCTTATGGAAGCCTGGAAACCACTTTCCATGGGCTTCAAAAAGAG ATGGTGGGATTATATTGCTTTGCCTCAGGATGTTGATGCTTCTGGTGAAGATTCATTTAGGCGGGAAATAAGGGATCTAGCATTTACG TCACTGCAACTTCTGAAGGATGCGATCTTCGACGCTGAGTGTGCGCCAT TGTTTTCCCTTGAGGTGTATGGCCATATAATTGGCATGTTTGAGCTGAACAATCT TGATTTGGTCGTTGCATCGCCAGTTGAAGACTATTTCATACATATTTATGATCTTCCAGATGATAAGAAG GAGGAAGCTGAGAAGGTGACGATGCCATTTCTAGATGCTCTAGGTGATGACTATGCAGTTCCTTGTGATG GGACGGCATTCTTTCCTTTGCAAAGCTGCATGAATCATTCATGCTGTCCAAATGCTAAAGCATTTAAGAGAGACGAG GATAATGACGGTCACGCAGTGATACTTGCTCTGGGGCCTATCAGCAAGGGAGACGAG ATTACTATTTCCTACATTGATGAAGATCTTCCATACGAGGAGCGGCAGGCCGAGCTCGCAGATTATGGATTCACATGCACATGCTCCAAGTGCCAGGAAGAAAAGCCCAACTGA
- the LOC127329413 gene encoding uncharacterized protein, with amino-acid sequence MDTPASLRLQGSRMIKRFSFYWMIKKIKNVDRRDRLGAHDRLYEDYFADDCNYPPSFFRRRYRMRRSLFLRIVDRLGEYSPYFTQRVDALNRAGFSPLQKCTAALRLLAYGAAADTIDEWLKLARQTSSDCLDRFCEGIIDCYGEQFCHRPTVEDTQRLLAKAEERGFPGMLGSIDCMHWQWRNCPVAHAGQFTRGDIKHPTIILEAAASYDRWIWHAFFGVAGSNNDINVLNQSLLFTDVLRGEAPIVNFTVNGHEYTYGYYLADGIYPSWPVFMKGVTLPQSEKHRLFTAAQSAWRKDVECAFGVLKARFNILVGPGRSYSRRTLGLIMRACVILHNMIIDDERDTNLENIYETVDSNVGPAIHNNAPPSLAARIQMDNEMRDSPMYTQLQHDLIEHVWANA; translated from the exons ATGGACACGCCTGCATCGCTTCGGCTCCAG GGATCCAGGATGATCAAGAGGTTCTCCTTCTACTGGATGATCAAGAAGATCAAGAATGTAGATAG GCGTGATCGTCTGGGTGCCCACGATCGGCTCTACGAGGACTACTTTGCCGACGATTGTAATTATCCTCCTAGCTTCTTTCGGCGAAGGTATCGGATGAGGCGATCCCTTTTTCTACGCATTGTGGATAGATTGGGTGAATACTCTCCGTATTTCACCCAAAGAGTTGATGCTCTCAACCGTGCTGGTTTTTCTCCCCTACAAAAGTGTACTGCGGCTTTGCGTTTATTAGCTTATGGAGCCGCTGCAGATACGATAGATGAGTGGCTTaagttagctagacaaacttcatcAGATTGTCTAGATAGATTCTGTGAAGGCATCATTGACTGTTATGGGGAACAATTTTGCCATCGACCAACTGTCGAGGATACTCAGCGTCTGTTAGCGAAAGCCGAGGAGCGTGGCTTTCCGGGCATGTTagggagcatcgattgcatgcattggcagtGGAGGAACTGCCCAGTGGCGCATGCCGGTCAATTCACAAGGGGAGACATCAAACACCCTACCATAATCTTAGAAGCCGCTGCGTCGTATGATCGTTGGATCTGGCATGCCTTTTTTGGAGTGGCCGggtccaacaacgacatcaatgtACTCAACCAGTCGCTGTTGTTCACTGATGTGCTTAGGGGAGAAGCACCCATAGTGAACTTCACGGTGAATGGACACGAGTACACCTATGGTTACTACCTTGCCGATGGCATCTACCCCTCCTGGCCGGTGTTCATGAAAGGTGTTACTCTTCCACAAAGTGAAAAACATCGACTGTTCACTGCTGCTCAATCAGCTTGGCGCAAAGATGTCGAGTGTGCCTTTGGAGTGCTGAAGGCTAGGTTCAACATTCTAGTAGGTCCGGGACGCTCCTACTCGAGGCGTACTCTTGGGTtgatcatgcgtgcatgtgtcattctgcacaacatgatcatcgacgatGAGCGTGATACAAATTTGGAGAACATCTATGAGACAGTTGATTCCAATGTCGGCCCTGCGATACACAATAATGCACCACCAAGCCTAGCAGCCAGGATTCAGATGGACAACGAAATGAGGGACTCACCGATGTATACACAGCTCCAGCATGATTTGATTGAGCATGTGTGGGCTAATGCCtag
- the LOC127336077 gene encoding uncharacterized protein: protein MEAVAEIAEEPKPPRMNRRQWKAARGNREDKWTRKDRLLREATAEKHREQEAAEAAADAAAEAANKEDPEGAKAARYRECWIQIFSRSHGSYEDTTSIPPMRFTDDQPPPSAGVGYADSVVIFSVKVTQLKDSLEWPLDVYGIVAARDSLDRNRNLIFNRTRDNCQKLTPEDASLSLTGPTRAVVMIDPVNYEVELKVKGDTPSQDKLLSLLLIEEKYYPPAPGERCQGVHCHTYSSKLSTVEVTVGHLARTVEATISVQVIEGSWPTHHHGRFVARMASLDDLEMVLLDSRDGTVTIANDGAIELSRCVVPVEADGELKLSVDAWQGDYKADAVGKGQVTFAPEKSGRSEGICDVGFCKLRVTVAWSLLVNW, encoded by the exons atggaggcggtggcggagATCGCCGAAGAACCGAAGCCGCCGAGGATGAACCGCAGGCAGTGGAAAGCGGCGAGGGGTAACCGCGAGGACAAGTGGACGAGGAAGGACCGCCTGCTGCGGGAAGCGACCGCGGAGAAACACCGCGAGCAGGAGgccgcggaggcggcggcggacgcggcggcggaagcggcaaATAAAGAGGACCCGGAGGGCGCCAAGGCGGCGCGCTACCGCGAGTGCTGGATCCAGATATTCTCCCGCTCCCACGGCTCCTACGAGGACACCA CGTCTATTCCACCGATGCGATTCACCGACGATCAGCCGCCGCCCTCTGCCGGCGTTGGCTATGCTGACTCTGTGGTCATCTTCTCGGTGAAGGTGACACAACTAAAGGATTCCCTGGAGTGGCCACTTGATGTATACGGCATAGTTGCTGCACGGGATTCACTAGACCGCAATCGAAACCTCATCTTCAACCGCACCAGAGACAATTGCCAGAAGCTCACCCCAGAG GATGCCTCTCTGTCGTTGACCGGTCCTACCCGTGCTGTCGTGATGATTGATCCTGTGAACTATGAGGTCGAGCTAAAAGTGAAGGGTGACACACCATCTCAAGATAAACTCTTAAGCCTTCTGCTCATCGAGGAAAAGTACTATCCTCCGGCTCCGGGTGAACGTTGCCAAGGAGTTCACTGCCACACATACTCTTCTAAGCTAAGCACAGTCGAGGTGACTGTTGGCCATCTTGCACGAACAGTGGAGGCTACTATCTCAGTCCAGGTCATTGAGGGATCCTGGCCAACTCACCATCACGGGCGATTTGTTGCACGGATGGCTAGTCTCGATGATCTGGAGATGGTGCTGCTTGATTCTCGTGACGGAACGGTAACAATTGCCAATGATGGCGCAATCGAGCTTTCGCGGTGTGTTGTTCCTGTCGAAGCGGATGGGGAGCTGAAGCTTTCAGTGGATGCCTGGCAAGGAGACTACAAGGCCGATGCTGTCGGCAAAGGTCAAGTAACATTCGCGCCTGAAAAATCAGGTAGAAGTGAGGGTATCTGTGATGTTGGGTTTTGTAAATTGAGAGTTACTGTTGCTTGGTCGCTTCTTGTGAACTGGTGA
- the LOC127336074 gene encoding peroxisome biogenesis protein 22: MASESVAAVSAPAAAAAGGGKDDELADLVRRLVDALARYSDRLPFDLDRQKLRSLTTLAAIAITLVFAWKLLRAPQEQPRRPRRRVAPSPSNTSSRSRQGALTGTDACSSADSRAHEAINQLFQPVNLTLEQLVRHKLSEGRRVTCRLLGVILEETTPEELQNHVTVRPSVLEVLLEIAKFCDVYLMERILDDESGEKVLSALSEAGLFTSGGLVRDKVLFCSTENGRTSFVRQLEPDWHIDSSPEIVHQLSRFIKYQLHISPQQTERAAANVFSSTSLEQFFGGLDQR, encoded by the exons ATGGCGTCGGAGTCCGTTGCGGCGGTTTCggccccggcggcggcggcggccgggggaGGGAAGGACGACGAGCTGGCCGATCTGGTGCGGCGCCTCGTCGACGCCCTCGCGCGCTACTCCGATCGCCTCCCCTTCGACCTCGATCGCCAG AAACTCCGCTCGCTTACCACACTTGCTGCGATCGCCATCACACTCGTGTTTGCCTGGAAACTGTTGAGAGCTCCTCAAGAGCAACCCCGGAGGCCACGCAGACGGGTTGCTCCCTCGCCTAGCAACACCAGCAGTCGATCACGACAAGGTGCATTGACCGGAACGGATGCTTGCTCATCGGCAGATTCAAGAGCACATGAAGCAATCAACCAGCTTTTCCAGCCTGTAAAT CTGACTCTTGAGCAGCTTGTCAGGCATAAACTTAGCGAAGGACGAAGG GTTACCTGTCGGTTACTTGGCGTCATTTTGGAGGAAACAACTCCAGAGGAGCTCCAG AATCATGTCACAGTGAGACCTTCTGTCCTAGAGGTTCTTTTGGAAATCGCAAAATTTTGTGATGTCTATCTGATGGAGCGCATTCTTGATGACGAAAGTGGG GAAAAGGTGTTGTCTGCTCTGAGCGAAGCTGGGCTTTTTACTAGCGGTGGTTTGGTAAGAGACAAG GTTCTCTTTTGTAGTACGGAAAATGGCCGTACCTCTTTTGTTCGGCAACTGGAACCTGATTGGCACATTGACTCGAGTCCTGAAATTGTTCACCAGTTATCT AGGTTTATCAAATATCAGCTGCACATATCGCCACAACAAACGGAAAGAGCAGCGGCCAATGTTTTCAGCTCTACAAGCTTGGAGCAGTTCTTTGGAGGCCTTGATCAGAGATGA